DNA sequence from the Moorena sp. SIOASIH genome:
ACCCTATATTTGTTGAAACCGGAACCTATAAGGGTCACGGAATTGCTGCTGCTTTAGCATCAGGCTTTACCAAAATCTACAGTATTGAAGTTTCTCAAGAGTTTTACGAGCAATCGGTACAACGATTTAAATCAGAAATTGCTCAAGGAACTGTAGAAATCATCTTAGGAGACTCATTATCTTGTTTAGCAGAGGTAATTCAGACCATCGACTGTCAAATAACCTTCTGGTTAGATGCTCACGAGACACTGGGTTATCAGGGTAAAAAGTCTTGCCCCCTGTACGAGGAACTTGATGCGATCGCTAATCATCCCATAAAAAACCATACCATCCTAATTGATGATCTGCGTCTACTATCACAACAAGGTTGGGGTGAATCAGTTGTCAAAGATGACATCATTGAAAAGCTTAAACAAATCAATCATAATTACTCCCTGAGCTATGAAAATGGTAAAATAGAAAATGATGTTTTAGTGGCTCTTGCTGATACCTCCCTGGCTGTGGGTGCTGATTTAAAGTGATTTAAAGTAACTATTGATCATAAGCAAAAATTCATTTTTGTTGAACATGGCTACTAACTCTAGTAAACCTAATTTTTTGTGTATTGGGGCTCAAAAAGCCGGGACAACCTGGTTATATCATAATCTCAAGGGACACCCTCAAATATGGCTACCTGCTTATAAAGAAATACACTATTTCGATGAGATTCATCTCGATAAAAGTACAGTAACCAGAATAGAAAGAAATAGACTATCGACGTTGAACAGGGAGCTAAACAAAAAACTTAATGGTGAAACTATTAGGTATAGCTACCTTAAGTTTTTGGCTCATCTGGCATTTTCTGAAGTCAAAGATGACCAGTGGTATTTGTCCTTATTCAAGGAGGCGACATCGGAAGAGGCTATAGGTGAAATAACCCCTGCCTATTCAGCTTTACCAGAACTAGGTGTTAAACACATCAAACGTTTATTAGGCGATATTAAGATTATTTATATTTTACGTAACCCCATAAAAAGGGCATGGTCACAGGTAGTTACCTCAAGGCGTTGGGATACTCTCGATTATCAACAGATTAGTTATGAAGAGTGGGTCGAGATGATCGATGCAAAATATAGTTTACTTAAAGGGCATTATACCAGAACTATAACTAATTATGAAAAGTATTTCGCTCAAGACAAAATACTTTATTTATTCTACGATGATATTTGCCTAAATCCTGCTACTTTGCTCCAAAAAGTTTGTGATTTTTTAGAGATAAAGTATGAAGAAGGATATTTTAAATCGACGATAAATTTTCTGTTCAATAATAGCCCTAAAATGGATATACCTGAAAAAGTGGAAAAGTACTTAACTGAAAAGTATAAAGAACAAGAGGAGTTGATAATAGAAAGATTCCAACCTGCTAGTTTCAAGCTATAGTATTTGGGTGCATCTCATATTTAAAAATGTTCTGTAGGGTGCGTGATAAGACGGACTAGCCCTGATTGTCGCGGTAGCCAGTATTGGAAAAGTCCGTCCCGTAACGCACCACCGCGTCAAATCGCAAAAGTGAGATGCACCCTAGCATTTGTTAGTGAATCAGGTATAGAGACTAAAGAATGAAACCAAAATTTATCCTAGTTGTTGGTCTCCAAAAATCAGGAACATTCCTCTTAAGACAACTCCTAGCTGAATCTGGATTAGTAGAACATCCATTTGAAGAAGGAGAAGGACAGGATTTTTGGGGCAATGTACCCCCCTTTACTCCCCGTGGTTTTCCCGCAGGAACGATTTATCAAAGGAGTGGAGGTGAAATGGGTCATGAAATTGGGGAGGAGGATGCTACCCAGGAAATCAAAAATTGTTTACTAGAGCGCTTAGCAAATCTAGAAATACAATCATCTCTTATTGTAAACAAAAATCCTTATAATGTACTTCGGATTCCCTGGCTCAGAAAACTTTTCCCCGATAGTTTTATTGTTGGCATAGTTCGTAAACCTGTTCCCAATGTCTTTTCTTTACTGAAAAGGTTTACATGTCGTCAGGGATATAGATATGAGCCAGAAGAAGGTTGGTGGGGAGTAAAACCTAAAAACTGGCAACAGCTAATTGATAACAACAAAATTATTCAATGCGCTCATCAATGGAAAGCTGTTAATGGCAAACTGTTACAAGATCAAAATTTGCTTAATTTAATTGTCAGTTATGATCAGGTTTGTTCATGCCCCCTAGGAACTGTAGAAAAAATTCTCAGTTTAATTGAGGGGAAAGAAGTTAAAGTATCAGTAGACTACCCGGTAATCCAATGTTTTGATGATGAATACCAAAGGGGAGCGCGGCTTTTATCAAAAAAACGATCTCCTGATGGTTCTGCTGTCTTGGATAGTTCCTGGCTACAGCAAGAAAAGATTGAGATCCAAGCTTTGCAGGAGACGGATATTGCTCTAATAGAAGAAATTTGCGCTCCTGTATCTGAGCATTTTTTCGGCTAAACTAATTAATTGACTGTTCCCTGGCCACAGCGCTATAAAATTATTTATGATTTCGCAAAATATTTTAATCGCTATCGGTTATTTTAAAACTGGCTCTTCTTGGCTTGACCGTCACCTTTTTAAAAATCCGTCATCAGGCTTCATTTGGTGGAGTGACCCCTCGCTGCGACATCAAGTCGTTGGCCCCCATCCGTTGGCGTTTGATCTAGCAAAATGTAGTGAGCAAATTCAAAGCTCTATTCCTTCAACCTTAGATGATCAAATTCCCGTTATTGCCGTGGAACGCTTATCTGGAAACCCCCATTCAGGTGGTTACGACAGCAAAGAAATCGCGGATAGACTTATTGCCTTGTTTCCCAAGGCTCGCATTCTGATTGTGATTAGGGAACAAAAGCAGATGATTCTTTCAACTTACAATCAATATGTACGTGCCAGTGGCCCATGTTCTCTAAGCAATTACATCGGACAACCGCAACTTCGAGGTTATAAAATACCCCTCTTTAGCCTCGACCACTTTGCCTATAATTTCCTGATAGATTACTATCAGAAACTGTTCGGTCGCTCCAATGTACTAGTGTTACCTTACGAGCAATTTAAAATCGATCCCAAACGCTTCGTTTCACAAATTTTAGCATTTAACGGAATTAAAGATTGTGCTGCTATTGTTGAAACCTTGCCTTATCATGACCGTGTGAACAGTTCACTCTCATGGATGGCAACACTCTTGATGGGTACTTTAAATCCGTTGATTATGAAACCCTCACAACTCAATCCCAGTCCATTACTGCCTTTCAAGGTTTGTAATCGTCGATTTGTGAGTTATTTGCAAGAACTGGAGAGGAAATTACCCCTAGCTATTCTTAAACCCTGTAACTCGGCTATCAAAGGTAGGCTCATGGCAAAAATCACTGAAGTGGTTGGTGATTACTATCAAGAAAGTAATGCTATCACCTCCGAGTTAATCGGGATTGATCTGAGTCAATACAACTACGATATGCCAGTGGATTACAGTTTTTCGGCTGGCGATGGCACAGAATCTAACGGCAACCTTGCTAATAACCAAGTATTAAGTTCTGCTTCCAGTTCAAAATTGGACTGAAATAAAGGATTAATCGGTAAATTTTCAGCCTTGAACATGCCATGATAATGAATGTGAATGAGAGAATGAGAACTCTTAAATTGTAATAATGGTTGTCGTTTATTAATATTTATAATCGGATAGTTATAGACAGGTTCTAAAATCTGAACCCGGTCTGTAATTCCCCAGATAGCTGTTGATAAAGTAGTTTGATCCTTTGGCCAAATAGATCCCTGTTTTGGCTCTAGTCCCTGGCGGTAAACAGTGATCAGATCGTCCTGCCATTTGCTAAATATGCCTTTACTCGCTCTGACTGCTACTAAGCCAGCGTTATAACAAGCTTTAATCACAACCCCTTGCACAAACGTCTCGATCA
Encoded proteins:
- a CDS encoding sulfotransferase domain-containing protein → MATNSSKPNFLCIGAQKAGTTWLYHNLKGHPQIWLPAYKEIHYFDEIHLDKSTVTRIERNRLSTLNRELNKKLNGETIRYSYLKFLAHLAFSEVKDDQWYLSLFKEATSEEAIGEITPAYSALPELGVKHIKRLLGDIKIIYILRNPIKRAWSQVVTSRRWDTLDYQQISYEEWVEMIDAKYSLLKGHYTRTITNYEKYFAQDKILYLFYDDICLNPATLLQKVCDFLEIKYEEGYFKSTINFLFNNSPKMDIPEKVEKYLTEKYKEQEELIIERFQPASFKL
- a CDS encoding sulfotransferase, with amino-acid sequence MKPKFILVVGLQKSGTFLLRQLLAESGLVEHPFEEGEGQDFWGNVPPFTPRGFPAGTIYQRSGGEMGHEIGEEDATQEIKNCLLERLANLEIQSSLIVNKNPYNVLRIPWLRKLFPDSFIVGIVRKPVPNVFSLLKRFTCRQGYRYEPEEGWWGVKPKNWQQLIDNNKIIQCAHQWKAVNGKLLQDQNLLNLIVSYDQVCSCPLGTVEKILSLIEGKEVKVSVDYPVIQCFDDEYQRGARLLSKKRSPDGSAVLDSSWLQQEKIEIQALQETDIALIEEICAPVSEHFFG
- a CDS encoding sulfotransferase — its product is MISQNILIAIGYFKTGSSWLDRHLFKNPSSGFIWWSDPSLRHQVVGPHPLAFDLAKCSEQIQSSIPSTLDDQIPVIAVERLSGNPHSGGYDSKEIADRLIALFPKARILIVIREQKQMILSTYNQYVRASGPCSLSNYIGQPQLRGYKIPLFSLDHFAYNFLIDYYQKLFGRSNVLVLPYEQFKIDPKRFVSQILAFNGIKDCAAIVETLPYHDRVNSSLSWMATLLMGTLNPLIMKPSQLNPSPLLPFKVCNRRFVSYLQELERKLPLAILKPCNSAIKGRLMAKITEVVGDYYQESNAITSELIGIDLSQYNYDMPVDYSFSAGDGTESNGNLANNQVLSSASSSKLD